A region from the Dehalococcoides mccartyi CG5 genome encodes:
- a CDS encoding M48 family metallopeptidase has product MSPRNVYSRPEVIGKKSIVLEGKEIHYTLRKSRFSDLIRLAIRSATGLVVTVPHQYNMNGLDDILLQRSAWILKHQNKMNANRFVLEDGLHDGQQVPYLGKLYTLRIKEGGERGHVSLAENTIHLLTGDKTPVEVMEKWYRHRAAGIVKTCLEKNASKMGLSFGRLCIRAQKTRWGSCTSMGDLNFNWKLATIPPEVMDYVVIHELSHRVEMNHTDRFWVIVEKYCPNWKTLRKQLKTYE; this is encoded by the coding sequence TTGAGTCCCCGAAATGTTTATTCCCGACCTGAGGTTATTGGCAAAAAAAGCATAGTTCTGGAGGGTAAAGAGATTCACTATACCCTTAGAAAGAGCCGCTTTTCAGACCTTATCCGCTTGGCGATACGCTCTGCCACCGGTTTGGTAGTTACCGTCCCCCACCAATACAATATGAACGGTCTGGACGATATCCTGCTACAACGTTCAGCCTGGATTTTGAAACACCAGAACAAAATGAACGCCAACCGCTTTGTGCTGGAGGACGGACTGCATGACGGACAGCAAGTTCCCTATCTGGGCAAGCTCTATACCCTGCGGATAAAAGAGGGCGGAGAGCGAGGCCATGTGAGTCTGGCTGAAAATACAATCCATCTGCTTACCGGCGACAAAACTCCGGTTGAAGTAATGGAAAAGTGGTATCGCCACCGGGCTGCCGGGATTGTCAAAACCTGCCTTGAGAAAAATGCCAGCAAAATGGGGCTAAGCTTTGGCAGGCTCTGCATACGCGCCCAAAAAACCCGCTGGGGAAGCTGTACCTCTATGGGTGACCTAAACTTCAACTGGAAACTGGCAACCATACCACCGGAAGTAATGGATTACGTGGTAATCCATGAACTTTCCCACCGGGTGGAAATGAACCACACCGACAGGTTCTGGGTAATAGTTGAAAAGTACTGCCCTAACTGGAAAACCCTGCGTAAACAGCTGAAAACCTACGAATAA
- a CDS encoding DMT family transporter: MLHMKAKTYLLLLLGVFGIAAASVFTRLADAPPVIIASLRMLAATLLLLPFAARPVYLAIKCLSRRNLLLIILAGFLVGMDQFFWVSSLEYTSIASSVILVTSHPVLVAIMSYIMWREQLNPKAIFGVLAAFGGMVLINLATTQVGEQAFLGNMLAMAATIPTTGYLIIGRQMRNSIDFLPYITLLYGSAAFFLLAGAFISGDSFGGYPGTTYLMIFLLAVVSQLVGHSSLNMALRLVPALVVSVAILGEPVGAIILGYLFLGEGLTFNEFLGGMLVLAGILIVMLNQPRTKKMEAEIPR; the protein is encoded by the coding sequence ATGCTTCACATGAAAGCTAAAACGTATCTCCTGTTGCTTCTTGGGGTGTTTGGCATTGCTGCGGCTTCGGTCTTTACCCGTCTGGCAGATGCACCGCCTGTTATAATCGCCAGTTTGCGTATGCTTGCGGCTACCCTTTTACTTTTACCGTTTGCCGCGAGGCCTGTATATCTGGCTATAAAATGTCTTTCACGGCGAAACCTATTGCTTATCATTCTAGCCGGGTTTCTGGTGGGCATGGACCAGTTTTTCTGGGTGAGTTCGCTTGAATACACCTCTATTGCCAGCTCGGTTATTTTGGTAACCTCACACCCGGTACTAGTAGCCATTATGTCTTATATAATGTGGCGGGAACAGCTTAACCCGAAAGCCATCTTTGGGGTGCTGGCGGCTTTCGGAGGCATGGTACTGATAAATCTGGCCACCACGCAGGTGGGTGAACAGGCATTTTTAGGCAATATGCTGGCTATGGCGGCCACCATTCCCACCACCGGTTACCTGATTATTGGCCGCCAGATGCGTAACAGTATAGATTTCCTGCCCTATATCACTCTGCTTTACGGGAGTGCCGCTTTCTTTTTGCTGGCGGGCGCATTTATCAGCGGTGATAGCTTCGGGGGATATCCCGGCACTACTTACCTGATGATTTTCCTGCTGGCAGTAGTTTCCCAGCTGGTAGGCCATTCTTCCCTTAACATGGCTTTGCGGCTGGTACCTGCTCTGGTAGTTTCGGTAGCCATACTGGGTGAACCGGTAGGTGCCATTATTCTGGGATATCTGTTTCTGGGCGAAGGCCTTACCTTTAACGAATTTCTGGGCGGTATGCTGGTATTAGCCGGCATACTTATTGTTATGTTAAACCAGCCCCGCACCAAAAAAATGGAGGCTGAGATACCGCGTTGA
- a CDS encoding GntG family PLP-dependent aldolase codes for MKIIDLRSDTVTRPTPEMKKAMCDAPLGDDVFGEDPTVNRLEEMAAGKTGKEAALFTPSGIMSNLLSVLSQTRPGDEIILGSEAHILWYEVGGASAVGGVVMRAVPNQPDGTIHLADIKDAIRGSNLHFPPTRLICLENTHNRCGGAVLSPSYTAGVANLARMRGIKVHLDGARLFNACVALGVSAKELCQGMDTVSFCLSKGLSAPAGSLLCSDQETINRARKFRKMLGGGMRQAGVLAACGIVALETMIERLALDHAMAKTLAESLFDIDNHTLDKQIVQTNIVIFNPPFGLGADEFLEQAKQAGLLFTKGSHGRVRAVCHHDLSEADIQTAIKRIAAMKKA; via the coding sequence ATGAAAATTATAGACCTTCGGAGTGATACTGTTACCCGTCCCACCCCCGAAATGAAAAAAGCCATGTGCGATGCCCCTCTGGGAGATGACGTGTTTGGGGAAGATCCCACTGTAAACCGTCTGGAGGAAATGGCAGCCGGGAAAACGGGTAAAGAGGCCGCTTTGTTTACCCCCAGCGGCATCATGAGTAATCTGCTTTCAGTCCTGTCCCAGACCCGCCCGGGTGATGAAATAATACTGGGGAGTGAAGCCCATATACTCTGGTACGAAGTAGGCGGGGCATCAGCAGTGGGAGGTGTGGTTATGCGGGCTGTGCCAAACCAACCTGACGGCACTATCCATCTGGCAGATATAAAAGATGCTATACGCGGCTCAAATCTTCATTTTCCGCCTACACGGCTTATCTGTCTGGAAAATACCCACAACCGTTGCGGGGGTGCGGTGCTAAGCCCGTCCTACACCGCCGGGGTGGCAAATCTGGCCAGAATGCGGGGTATTAAGGTCCATCTGGACGGTGCCCGTTTGTTCAATGCCTGTGTGGCTCTGGGTGTTTCAGCCAAGGAACTCTGTCAGGGGATGGATACAGTCAGTTTTTGCCTTTCAAAAGGGCTGTCGGCACCGGCAGGATCACTTTTGTGTTCTGACCAAGAAACCATAAACCGGGCCAGAAAATTCCGCAAGATGCTGGGCGGAGGCATGCGTCAGGCCGGGGTATTAGCAGCCTGCGGTATTGTGGCGCTGGAAACTATGATAGAGCGCTTGGCTCTGGATCACGCTATGGCTAAAACTCTGGCGGAAAGTCTGTTTGATATAGATAACCATACGCTGGATAAACAAATTGTCCAAACCAATATTGTCATTTTCAACCCGCCGTTTGGTCTTGGTGCTGACGAATTTTTAGAGCAGGCCAAGCAGGCCGGGTTACTCTTTACCAAGGGTAGTCACGGCCGGGTCAGGGCTGTTTGCCACCATGACCTGAGCGAGGCAGATATACAAACGGCCATTAAGCGTATTGCAGCTATGAAAAAGGCTTAG
- a CDS encoding carboxymuconolactone decarboxylase family protein yields the protein MKKFPKRTYSNPIQFFSDIGFILRNRRKLKESRLSGFPGPAFRERLMLAVTGVNECRFCTYAHTKMALESGISQSEVKALLDGDFGNCPPEELGAVLFAQHWADTAAKPSAKMQGKFEADYGAEKSGFINLYLRMIRIGNLSGNTADKLLYYISFGKMGLDRQL from the coding sequence ATGAAGAAATTCCCCAAGCGTACATATTCAAACCCCATCCAGTTTTTCTCCGATATTGGTTTTATCCTGAGAAACCGCCGTAAGTTAAAGGAATCCCGTTTAAGCGGATTTCCCGGCCCGGCCTTTCGGGAACGGTTGATGCTGGCGGTAACAGGGGTTAATGAATGCCGCTTTTGCACTTATGCCCATACCAAAATGGCTCTTGAAAGCGGCATTTCCCAGTCAGAAGTGAAAGCCTTGCTGGATGGTGATTTTGGTAACTGCCCACCGGAGGAGCTGGGCGCAGTCCTCTTTGCCCAGCACTGGGCAGACACTGCCGCCAAACCTTCTGCAAAAATGCAGGGCAAGTTTGAAGCGGATTACGGAGCCGAAAAATCAGGTTTTATAAACCTGTATCTGCGCATGATACGTATCGGCAACCTTAGCGGCAATACTGCTGATAAATTACTATATTATATTTCCTTCGGCAAAATGGGGCTGGACCGTCAGCTATAG
- a CDS encoding RHS repeat-associated core domain-containing protein translates to MGAFSINGTNLVTSSTGTSFGSTKYYPYGVTRSGSVPTDEKFTGQKLDGTGLYYYNARYYDPIIGRFLSADILVQNIHNPQCLNRYSYVLNNPLKYIDPNGHRMVIPGNPPQNGIPFPGPEGPGGSSGNGDSGDSGTILLPPIDNSTGGSSAPRLSTYDAVVGTLEVVGGWFCCIVGGVIIAAAGTIPIPIALPVGIDLIVVGIGSISDGLGRFGFDFYIPNPFGGP, encoded by the coding sequence ATGGGGGCTTTTTCTATAAATGGCACTAATTTGGTCACTAGCAGCACTGGTACTTCATTTGGCTCAACCAAGTATTATCCGTACGGTGTTACCAGAAGCGGTTCCGTACCTACAGACGAGAAGTTTACCGGTCAGAAGCTGGATGGTACCGGGCTATACTATTACAATGCTCGATATTATGACCCTATAATCGGTAGATTTTTAAGCGCAGATATACTGGTACAGAATATTCATAACCCCCAGTGTCTTAATAGGTATAGCTATGTATTAAATAATCCGCTAAAATATATTGATCCGAATGGCCATAGGATGGTAATACCGGGCAATCCACCACAAAATGGCATCCCTTTCCCGGGACCTGAAGGCCCTGGCGGATCGAGCGGCAATGGTGATTCGGGCGACAGTGGTACAATATTGTTGCCACCTATAGACAATTCGACTGGCGGTTCATCCGCACCTCGACTGAGTACTTATGATGCAGTCGTAGGTACTTTAGAGGTAGTGGGAGGATGGTTTTGCTGTATTGTCGGCGGAGTAATAATTGCAGCAGCTGGCACTATTCCTATTCCTATTGCTTTGCCTGTAGGAATAGACTTAATAGTAGTTGGTATAGGGTCTATCTCGGATGGGTTAGGTAGATTTGGATTTGATTTTTATATACCTAATCCTTTCGGTGGTCCATAA
- a CDS encoding response regulator transcription factor, giving the protein MNILIVEDNDAAASTISSILKLSYHDAKITICRTGYEALESINSDKADLVMLDLGLPDMNGLKVLDEIRPITGAPIIVVTACEEEENVLKALEQGADEYIIKPFRHLEFLARVKKALSKNISPNTAIIKFGDLTIDCAKHELTFRNDRVLLTRVETMIMSLLLQRGGQIVDYRDISDTLWGHAYPGSDESIRVYVSRLRIKMEKNLKTGGIIKNEAGIGYRLSFAE; this is encoded by the coding sequence ATGAATATTTTAATAGTTGAGGACAACGATGCTGCCGCTTCAACCATCAGCTCTATCTTGAAATTGTCTTATCATGACGCCAAGATTACCATTTGCCGTACCGGCTATGAGGCACTGGAAAGCATAAACTCTGACAAAGCAGATTTGGTTATGCTTGATTTGGGTCTGCCGGATATGAACGGACTGAAGGTTCTGGATGAAATACGCCCGATTACCGGTGCCCCTATTATTGTAGTAACCGCCTGCGAAGAAGAAGAAAATGTGTTAAAAGCCCTGGAACAAGGGGCTGATGAATATATTATCAAACCATTCCGCCACCTTGAATTTCTGGCAAGGGTTAAAAAAGCCCTATCCAAAAATATCAGCCCAAATACGGCCATAATCAAATTCGGTGACCTTACCATTGACTGTGCCAAACACGAACTTACGTTCCGAAATGACAGGGTTTTACTGACCAGAGTGGAAACCATGATTATGAGCCTTCTGCTGCAAAGAGGCGGCCAAATAGTGGACTACCGGGATATATCAGATACCCTGTGGGGACACGCCTACCCCGGTTCAGATGAAAGTATACGGGTTTATGTATCCAGGTTGCGTATTAAAATGGAAAAAAACCTGAAGACCGGCGGTATCATTAAAAACGAAGCCGGTATAGGATACCGGTTGTCTTTTGCTGAATAG
- a CDS encoding sensor histidine kinase → MKTENNKVGVVTCVSMSNFVKNWALHRNLDARIYPITNSCFYSVKIEMLSYYIERAILENGYCILNYGMCNESITQLKNHYAGRLSVVELDNCYEAAIGTAIYHERIEQGHIFRNPTTMSCWHNMPTLEVMQPVEAGIYPAPITFILENGEEEKAASYVNNLKNTTILDYSVEILHPQPHFLEDKLDQAYAQIQLASDEEDETSHQLIFPFSFHNSDEYLYILDKHDNVIFSPYVAPATPNQICEKLLQLIISRQPDSSFQVKGLDSLLKQRGLYLDKCKRFANRSSLTTEYEIIQNGESTWIKEILWVSYDDNCSISNICGRMEDITKVKTSEKSIAESYTKECLLRQALQDETKKRQAHLKALVHEIRTPLTPLLAASDALVNVSEKGTELYNLASSIREGAETLNSRIHDLIELERGKIGMLKLKMAGYSIEDIMEELQLRYMPIFLKQHKSLVFCDETANSEIYCDKERLLQILTNLIDNALKYTKPEDSVSVATRLDNESLRFTVSDSGAGVPACLIPDLFTEYGKLSGGHNLSGLGLGLPIAKLYVEAHGGNIIYSPREPKGSEFSFTIPVKTVSRNERDNIRIANEYFNS, encoded by the coding sequence ATGAAAACCGAAAATAACAAAGTTGGGGTTGTTACCTGCGTAAGCATGAGCAACTTTGTTAAAAACTGGGCTCTGCACCGGAATCTGGATGCCCGAATTTACCCCATAACCAACTCCTGCTTCTACAGCGTTAAAATAGAGATGCTATCCTATTATATTGAGCGGGCAATTCTGGAAAACGGCTACTGTATTTTGAACTACGGCATGTGCAACGAATCTATTACTCAGCTGAAAAACCATTATGCCGGCAGATTATCAGTGGTAGAGCTGGATAATTGTTACGAGGCAGCCATAGGCACCGCCATCTACCATGAGCGCATAGAACAGGGGCATATTTTCCGTAATCCCACCACCATGTCCTGCTGGCACAATATGCCCACGCTGGAGGTTATGCAACCGGTTGAAGCAGGCATCTACCCTGCCCCGATAACATTTATACTGGAGAACGGCGAGGAAGAAAAAGCCGCCAGTTATGTAAACAACCTTAAAAACACCACTATCCTTGACTACTCGGTTGAGATACTGCACCCGCAGCCCCACTTTTTAGAAGATAAACTTGACCAGGCCTATGCCCAAATACAGCTTGCCAGTGACGAGGAAGATGAAACCTCTCATCAGCTGATTTTCCCGTTCTCTTTCCACAATTCAGATGAGTATCTGTATATTCTGGACAAACATGACAATGTAATATTCAGCCCTTATGTTGCCCCGGCAACCCCCAACCAGATATGCGAAAAGCTGTTACAACTTATCATAAGCCGCCAGCCTGACAGCAGTTTTCAGGTAAAAGGCCTTGATTCCCTGCTTAAACAGCGGGGATTGTATCTGGATAAGTGCAAACGTTTTGCTAACCGTTCGTCTTTGACTACCGAATATGAAATTATCCAAAACGGTGAATCCACCTGGATAAAAGAGATACTCTGGGTATCTTACGATGATAATTGCTCTATATCCAACATCTGCGGACGGATGGAAGATATCACCAAGGTAAAAACATCCGAAAAATCTATAGCGGAGAGCTATACTAAAGAGTGCCTGCTGAGGCAGGCCCTGCAGGATGAAACCAAGAAAAGGCAGGCTCATCTTAAAGCTCTGGTCCATGAAATCAGAACCCCCCTGACCCCCCTTCTGGCCGCCAGTGATGCCTTGGTGAACGTATCTGAAAAAGGCACTGAACTCTATAATCTGGCCAGCAGTATCCGCGAAGGGGCAGAGACCTTAAACAGCCGTATCCATGATTTGATTGAACTTGAACGCGGTAAAATAGGCATGCTGAAACTGAAAATGGCCGGCTATTCCATTGAGGATATCATGGAGGAGTTGCAGCTACGATATATGCCTATCTTCCTGAAACAGCATAAGAGCCTTGTCTTTTGTGATGAAACAGCCAACTCCGAGATATACTGTGATAAAGAACGTTTGCTGCAAATACTTACCAATTTGATAGACAACGCCCTGAAGTATACCAAACCGGAGGATAGCGTATCAGTTGCCACCCGGCTAGACAATGAATCTCTTCGCTTTACTGTAAGCGACAGCGGCGCAGGCGTACCTGCTTGTCTGATTCCTGACCTTTTTACAGAATACGGCAAACTTAGCGGCGGTCATAACCTCAGCGGTCTGGGGTTGGGCTTGCCTATTGCCAAGCTTTACGTTGAAGCACACGGCGGCAATATTATTTATAGCCCCAGAGAACCGAAAGGCAGTGAATTCTCCTTCACTATACCGGTTAAAACCGTATCCCGGAACGAACGCGATAATATCAGGATAGCTAATGAATATTTTAATAGTTGA
- a CDS encoding reductive dehalogenase, with protein sequence MDEKINRRDFVKGAGLASAATVATLMATASTVSAEELVNPGGKAMDEMGNASIKRDLPESFYKRIENKAGYIGTTRVVAPTQRLDAREHGFSQIVRRGSTGDWSGESGDWGPILLAAVQEKKKHAAEISPLEAADYTWSNAFQIAMDRWHITLEPGRYQQAPIAATKVELSPEEMTARIKKICRWFGCEQVGICEVTEDMKPFFYSVGRTRGTYTTGHANYVDNGREIPWPYPYKYCIVMADKCDTDTLNALTGPLVEASAKIACSQSDFAPHYLESIIRSLGHDAKANIFSDTDIMDTPFAVKAGLGELGRSGLVISPWGAQMRIMEVFTNLPLVPDKPIDFGLQEFCKVCKKCADNCPASAISMDDEPSEVDTVVKSIRWFQDGKKCLAQRLAYGCSKCQGVCPWSKPDTLIHEVGRMVGQNPAFAPFLVKLDDFFYNRYPEGHATGEWAPWR encoded by the coding sequence ATGGATGAAAAAATAAACCGTCGTGATTTTGTTAAAGGTGCAGGACTTGCATCGGCTGCAACCGTTGCCACCCTCATGGCAACAGCTTCAACTGTATCCGCTGAGGAGCTGGTTAATCCGGGCGGAAAAGCTATGGATGAAATGGGTAATGCTTCTATTAAGCGTGATTTACCGGAGAGTTTTTACAAAAGGATTGAAAACAAAGCTGGTTATATAGGAACTACCAGAGTGGTTGCTCCTACTCAGAGGCTTGATGCCCGCGAACATGGTTTTTCCCAGATAGTCAGGCGCGGTTCTACCGGTGACTGGTCGGGCGAATCCGGAGACTGGGGACCGATACTTTTAGCAGCTGTTCAGGAAAAAAAGAAACATGCAGCCGAGATTTCTCCTTTGGAAGCGGCTGATTATACCTGGAGTAATGCTTTCCAGATTGCCATGGACAGGTGGCATATTACCCTTGAACCGGGCAGGTATCAACAGGCACCCATAGCCGCCACCAAGGTTGAGCTTTCTCCCGAAGAAATGACTGCCAGAATAAAGAAGATTTGCCGCTGGTTTGGCTGTGAGCAGGTAGGTATCTGCGAAGTAACCGAAGATATGAAGCCTTTCTTCTATAGTGTAGGCAGAACCCGAGGTACTTATACTACCGGTCACGCCAACTATGTGGATAACGGCCGTGAAATTCCTTGGCCTTATCCCTACAAATACTGCATTGTGATGGCAGATAAATGTGATACGGATACCCTGAATGCACTTACCGGGCCTCTGGTTGAAGCCAGTGCCAAGATAGCCTGTTCTCAATCAGATTTCGCCCCCCATTATCTGGAGTCCATTATCCGCTCACTTGGTCATGATGCCAAGGCCAATATCTTCAGCGATACTGATATTATGGATACTCCTTTTGCCGTCAAAGCCGGTCTTGGCGAACTGGGACGAAGCGGTTTGGTAATTTCGCCTTGGGGCGCCCAGATGAGAATCATGGAAGTCTTTACCAACCTGCCGCTAGTTCCGGATAAGCCCATAGATTTTGGTCTTCAGGAATTCTGCAAGGTTTGCAAGAAGTGTGCCGACAACTGTCCCGCCAGTGCTATTTCTATGGACGATGAACCCAGTGAAGTTGATACCGTAGTTAAATCTATCCGTTGGTTCCAGGATGGTAAAAAGTGTCTGGCTCAGAGACTGGCTTATGGCTGTTCCAAATGCCAGGGTGTATGCCCGTGGTCCAAACCGGACACTCTAATCCACGAGGTAGGACGCATGGTAGGCCAGAACCCGGCTTTTGCCCCGTTCTTGGTTAAGCTGGACGATTTCTTCTATAACAGATATCCTGAAGGACATGCCACTGGTGAATGGGCTCCCTGGAGATAG
- a CDS encoding DEAD/DEAH box helicase translates to MSFESFNFDPAVMAGVRACGYKEPTPIQAQAIPPIMAGHDVIGLAQTGTGKTAAYALPIIQKMLSTPRGRVRTLVIAPTRELACQISDSFRSLGQRARIRECSIYGGVNMDQQIRRLRSGVDVVVACPGRLLDHIWRGTIDVCGVETLIIDEADRMFDMGFQPDIQSILKCLVQPHQTLLFSATMPPEVRKLTLETQTNPVTVQVGTQSPVSSVSHSVYPVKSHQKTPLLLEILKTVETKSVLIFARTKYGAENLADEISKAGFTTASLQGNLSQNRRHAVMEGFRRGNFKILVATDIAARGLDIDHISHVINYDMPDSPEDYTHRIGRTGRFDRTGQAFSLVTGRDGDMVRDIQRLLSSPIQRLRVDGFDYATTRNDGQNQSQRRDFAPRRGYSHGGYNRPEMAVNETSQTDTPSEMPVSPARPFNPGFRPSRPANSAPRFHREGNFAPRMQSHSSFEGTSAPAARPAARYNDRPAFRKENSFQTTEASRPSFRKETGFTPREHTQADFENSEQPSGRRPARFNGKASFADRPARSGNKVGKPPFFRRSKPAVSEKNETY, encoded by the coding sequence ATGTCTTTCGAATCTTTCAATTTTGATCCGGCTGTTATGGCTGGAGTCAGGGCCTGCGGCTATAAAGAGCCCACCCCCATTCAGGCACAGGCTATTCCCCCCATTATGGCTGGACATGATGTTATCGGTCTGGCTCAGACCGGCACCGGTAAAACCGCTGCTTATGCCTTGCCCATTATTCAAAAAATGCTTTCTACCCCCAGGGGACGGGTGCGTACTCTGGTAATTGCACCCACCAGGGAACTGGCTTGCCAGATTTCTGATAGTTTTCGTTCACTTGGCCAGCGCGCCCGTATACGGGAGTGCTCCATTTACGGCGGAGTGAATATGGACCAGCAAATTCGCCGCTTACGGAGCGGTGTAGACGTAGTAGTGGCTTGCCCCGGCAGGCTTCTGGATCACATATGGCGGGGAACTATTGATGTCTGCGGGGTGGAAACCCTGATAATAGACGAAGCTGACCGCATGTTTGACATGGGTTTCCAGCCGGATATCCAGAGCATTTTGAAGTGTCTGGTTCAGCCGCATCAAACCCTTTTATTTTCGGCAACCATGCCGCCGGAAGTCCGCAAGCTTACTCTGGAAACTCAGACCAATCCGGTAACTGTACAGGTTGGTACCCAGTCTCCGGTAAGCAGTGTCAGCCATAGTGTTTATCCGGTGAAAAGTCACCAGAAAACCCCGTTACTGCTTGAAATATTGAAAACGGTAGAAACCAAGTCAGTTCTGATATTTGCCCGCACCAAATATGGAGCGGAAAATCTGGCTGATGAAATATCCAAGGCCGGGTTTACTACAGCCTCCCTTCAGGGCAATCTTTCCCAAAACCGCCGTCATGCCGTTATGGAAGGGTTCCGCCGCGGGAATTTCAAAATTCTGGTAGCTACCGATATTGCCGCCAGAGGTTTGGATATTGACCATATATCCCATGTAATAAATTACGATATGCCGGATTCCCCGGAAGACTATACTCACCGTATTGGCCGGACAGGACGCTTTGACCGCACAGGACAGGCTTTCAGTCTGGTAACCGGACGTGACGGGGATATGGTAAGAGATATCCAGAGGCTTTTAAGCAGCCCCATTCAGCGTCTGCGGGTTGACGGGTTTGATTATGCTACGACCCGCAATGATGGACAGAACCAGTCACAGCGCAGGGATTTTGCACCCCGCCGGGGTTATTCCCATGGCGGTTATAATCGCCCTGAAATGGCTGTAAATGAAACTTCACAAACGGATACTCCGTCTGAAATGCCGGTAAGCCCCGCAAGGCCTTTTAATCCCGGTTTCCGGCCCAGCCGTCCGGCAAATTCTGCTCCCCGTTTCCACAGGGAGGGGAACTTTGCCCCCCGTATGCAGAGCCACTCTTCTTTTGAGGGTACCTCTGCCCCAGCGGCCAGACCTGCAGCCCGGTATAATGACCGTCCTGCTTTTAGAAAAGAAAACAGTTTTCAAACTACCGAGGCGTCACGGCCTTCTTTTAGGAAGGAAACAGGGTTTACTCCCCGTGAGCATACTCAGGCTGATTTTGAAAATAGCGAACAGCCTTCAGGCAGGCGTCCTGCCCGGTTTAACGGGAAAGCTTCTTTTGCAGACCGCCCGGCACGTTCGGGGAATAAAGTGGGGAAACCGCCCTTCTTTAGGCGTTCAAAACCAGCTGTTTCAGAGAAAAACGAAACTTACTAG
- a CDS encoding TerC family protein — protein sequence MSLTVLWVIFAVMVLCMMALDLGVFHRRAHEVKTKEALVWSGVWIALALIFGGLVYSSLGSETGLNYLSGYIIELSLSVDNLFVFIMIFSYFCIKREYQHKVLFWGILGAIIMRAVFIAAGITLIENLSWVLYIFGVFLIYTGIKMVKDQNKEIHPDKNPLVNFVCRILPMTNKLHGDHFFIKENGRKLATPLILVLVSIEAMDLVFAVDSIPAVMAITLDPFIIFTSNIFAVMGLRAMYMALSGVIQKLHYLHYGLAAILAFLGIKMLISDFFHMPVTASLGVVAVILAISIAASLLKPPKEIKPVEVPHPACPVDEGDK from the coding sequence TTGTCACTGACTGTGTTATGGGTAATTTTTGCCGTAATGGTACTTTGTATGATGGCACTGGATTTGGGTGTTTTCCACCGTCGTGCCCATGAAGTAAAGACCAAAGAAGCCCTTGTCTGGAGCGGTGTCTGGATTGCATTAGCCCTTATATTTGGCGGGCTTGTGTATTCCAGTTTGGGTAGCGAAACCGGTCTTAATTATTTAAGCGGTTATATTATTGAGTTATCCCTTTCGGTAGATAATCTGTTTGTATTCATTATGATATTTTCTTACTTCTGTATTAAGCGGGAGTATCAGCACAAAGTTCTGTTCTGGGGTATTCTGGGGGCTATTATTATGCGGGCTGTTTTTATTGCGGCCGGCATCACCCTTATAGAAAACCTGAGCTGGGTGTTGTACATATTCGGAGTTTTCCTTATTTATACCGGTATCAAGATGGTTAAAGATCAAAATAAAGAAATACACCCTGATAAAAATCCTCTGGTAAATTTTGTCTGCCGTATTTTGCCTATGACTAACAAACTGCATGGTGACCATTTTTTTATAAAGGAAAATGGCCGGAAATTGGCTACCCCCCTTATTCTGGTGCTGGTTTCCATTGAGGCCATGGATCTGGTTTTTGCGGTAGATTCCATACCGGCGGTTATGGCTATAACTTTAGACCCGTTTATAATCTTCACTTCCAATATCTTTGCGGTCATGGGCCTGAGGGCTATGTATATGGCACTTTCAGGGGTTATCCAGAAGCTGCACTATCTGCATTACGGTTTGGCAGCCATTCTGGCTTTCCTGGGTATTAAAATGCTGATAAGTGATTTTTTCCATATGCCGGTAACGGCTTCTTTAGGTGTGGTGGCTGTTATACTGGCTATATCGATAGCGGCTTCACTGCTTAAGCCTCCCAAGGAGATAAAGCCGGTAGAAGTGCCTCACCCGGCGTGTCCTGTAGACGAAGGCGATAAGTAA